The region TTAGCTTCTGCAGTATTTTTCTCGTAAGAATATACAATCCAAGCAATTCCTTTTTTAGCGTAAGCATCATCAGGGTTTAAAGCTAATGCTTTTAAATAGTGATTGTATGAGTTTTCTATTTGTCCATCATGACCATAAAAATCTGCTAGATTAGTATAGGACCACTCTATTAAACCTTCTAGTTTAGAAGACTCAGCAATTACAGTTGCTTTTTCTAAATATTTTATTGCAGATGCTAAGTCACCTTTATGATCGCTCCATTTAGACAATCTTATTAAGTATCCAAAATCGCTAAAATCCTTAACTGTTTCAAGATAGTTTTTGGCTAATTGGTAGTTACCTAATTCCATGTGAACATCAAATAACATTTTTTGAGTGCCTTTAAGGTTTTCGCCATTATCTTCAGCCTTTTTAAGCATGTCTAAAGCTTGCTTAAATTTATGTTGTGAAATATAATTTCTAGCTAAAGCACGTAAGCTACCAGCAGAATTATATTGAGTGTCTTCATTTAGTTGTATTAATGTTTTTTCGGCATTAATTAAGTTTTCAATTTGTCCTGTAGATTTAAATAATCTAGATTCTGCATCAGCAATTTTTGATAAATATGGAAACTGATTAGGAGTGGCTTCCAATTTATTTGTCCAAAAATTATAGTCTTTTAATGCATTTTCGGTTTCGGTATTTGATTGTAGAGTTAAATACTGGTTGTAATCTTCAGGGTTAGTAATGGTTTTATTGTTTTCTGAACAACTACTTGCCATTAGTATAACAAATAGTAGCATGTATAGTTTAGTGTTCATAATTTTGGTTTTTGTTTGTTTGTTTGTTTTTGTAGGGTAAAAATTCATGATAGATTAACACTATGTAATTTTAAAAATTACATAGTGTTTTTAAGGGATTCATTCTACCAAGGAGATGCTAAATATGGGAAAGACGTTGAAAACGGTTTATCATTGGCATCCACATTATCGTTAGATAAGGTTGGGTTTTCAGAGAAATCTTCTCCTCCAAAAATCAATAATAATTCTACTGTAATCACATCATCCGCTAAAGCACGACCTGTTAAAACGTTAGTTCCATCGTAAAATGTTGTTGTTCCATCAAGAGATACATTTAATACGTCTGTAGCTAATAAACCAGTAAAGGTTGGAGCATCTAAACCTAATGCGTTTTGGTCTCCTGGATTTGCATAAGCTGGACTTAACCCTGTTAAGTTAGCTTCAAACATAGCTTGGAAAGCCGCATTTTGGTTACTAGGTATTGTTGTGTTAAACATGTCTTTAGATCCTGTAGACACAAATACTGTATTAACAGCTGGTCTACCCATTTGATCTTGTTGTGTGTAAGTTCCTGTAAAGTCAGGACCTGTAGGACTGTTTGGTCCTGCATCGTCATCGTTAGAGCAATTAAATGCTACTAAGGTTACTAAAAGGACGGTAATTATATTTTTTAAATTTTTCATGATATTAAAATGTTTTTATGGTTAGTGTTTATGACTTTGATTTAGATTCTACCCAAGTATTAATAGTACCTGAACCACCAATCATAGATTTTGGTACTTCAATAACAACAGACATAACGTTTGTACCTGCAAATGTGTCTGAACCTGGATTGTTAAATCCTGAAGCTGTTCCGCCTACAATTGCACTGTATTGTGCAAAATCCATAAAAAATGGATCGTCTCTTGGTCCTGCAAAAGCAGAAATACCAGCAGTAGTTTGTACCATTGGCGCTGATCCGTAAGTTGTAATATCT is a window of Olleya sp. YS DNA encoding:
- a CDS encoding DUF4331 family protein, whose protein sequence is MKNLKNIITVLLVTLVAFNCSNDDDAGPNSPTGPDFTGTYTQQDQMGRPAVNTVFVSTGSKDMFNTTIPSNQNAAFQAMFEANLTGLSPAYANPGDQNALGLDAPTFTGLLATDVLNVSLDGTTTFYDGTNVLTGRALADDVITVELLLIFGGEDFSENPTLSNDNVDANDKPFSTSFPYLASPW
- a CDS encoding cell surface protein; this translates as MNTKLYMLLFVILMASSCSENNKTITNPEDYNQYLTLQSNTETENALKDYNFWTNKLEATPNQFPYLSKIADAESRLFKSTGQIENLINAEKTLIQLNEDTQYNSAGSLRALARNYISQHKFKQALDMLKKAEDNGENLKGTQKMLFDVHMELGNYQLAKNYLETVKDFSDFGYLIRLSKWSDHKGDLASAIKYLEKATVIAESSKLEGLIEWSYTNLADFYGHDGQIENSYNHYLKALALNPDDAYAKKGIAWIVYSYEKNTAEANRILEALTQLHNAPDYLLFKAEIAEYENDESSKNDYLNAYFKAIDNPNYGDMYNVYSSKILAETNSEKALELAQIEVENRPTPMSYDLLAWSYYNNGNVKEALNIIENHVVGKTFEPEAQYHIAEIYKANGKLKEVAELKKELQDASYELGPLTAKVVNQL